A stretch of Antennarius striatus isolate MH-2024 chromosome 6, ASM4005453v1, whole genome shotgun sequence DNA encodes these proteins:
- the tnfrsf19 gene encoding tumor necrosis factor receptor superfamily member 19 isoform X2: MVWMLQNTISLLLVGQVLHSSLIPVRGEEETRECREQEYKDQFGNCKPCKQCDAGQELSKECGFGYGENARCVPCRTSRFKEDRSLQKCKPCLDCGLINRFQKGNCSTTSNAVCGDCLPGYYRKTKLSGFQDMECIPCGDPPPPYEPHCSGRVNLVPLPSVVTSPRDMALAAVICSALATVLLALLVLCVIYCKRQLLEKKPSAASLRSADCPFSGAELSCLDPRWLHDFPQRPCCQCHLGPGHTCGPVHLIPSLCCDESCSLGHSHDNSPFQSQMSLSDRNANEDDSSVQLGGCPESVCRETGRTTSSPETTGISGAPQSNAMATVRLTSEEEEDGGEGFRSRERSPERSRQSCGDAATGALLSQQHSSQEG, encoded by the exons ATGGTCTGGATGCTTCAGAACACCATCTCACTTCTGTTAGTAGGGCAGGTTTTACATTCATCTCTG ATTCCTGTGCGGGGTGAGGAGGAGACCCGGGAATGCCGAGAACAGGAGTACAAGGACCAGTTTGGGAACTGTAAGCCCTGCAAGCAGTGCGATGCAGGACAGGAGCTATCAAAG GAATGTGGCTTTGGTTATGGAGAGAATGCCCGGTGTGTGCCCTGCCGGACCAGTCGCTTCAAAGAGGACCGGAGTCTGCAGAAGTGCAAGCCCTGCCTGGACTGTGGGCTCATCAACCGCTTCCAAAAGGGCAACTGCTCCACCACCAGCAACGCGGTGTGTGGCGACTGTCTGCCGGG GTATTACAGGAAGACGAAATTAAGCGGTTTCCAAGATATGGAGTGCATACCCTGCGGGGACCCTCCACCTCCTTATGAGCCTCACT gtaGTGGGCGTGTGAACCTGGTGCCGCTGCCGTCGGTGGTGACCAGCCCGCGGGACATGGCCCTGGCCGCCGTCATCTGTAGCGCCCTGGCTACGGTGCTGCTAGCCCTGCTGGTCCTGTGTGTCATCTACTGCAAGAGGCAGCTGCTGGAGAAGAAGCCCAGCG CCGCCTCCCTCAGGTCCGCTGACTGTCCCTTCAGTGGAGCGGAGCTGTCTTGTCTGGACCCCCGCTGGCTTCATGACTTCCCCCAGAGGCCTTGCTGCCAGTGCCACCTGGGCCCCGGACACACCTGTG GTCCGGTTCATCTGATCCCGTCGCTGTGCTGCGATGAGAGCTGCAGTTTAGGTCATAGCCATGACAACAGCCCCTTCCAGTCCCAGATGAGCCTCAGTGATAG AAATGCAAACGAGGACGACTCCTCGGTGCAGCTGGGAGGATGTCCCGAGTCCGTCTGCAGAGAAACCGGCAGAACGACATCCAGTCCAGAGACGACGGGGATTTCAGGGGCTCCGCAGAGCAACGCTATGGCGACAGTGAGGCTGAcgtcagaggaggaagaggacggtgGGGAAGGGTTCAGGTCGAGGGAGAGGTCACCTGAGAGGAGCAGGCAGAGCTGCGGCGACGCAGCGACGGGCGCTCTTCTGTCCCAACAGCACTCGAGTCAGGAAG GATGA
- the tnfrsf19 gene encoding tumor necrosis factor receptor superfamily member 19 isoform X1 — protein MVWMLQNTISLLLVGQVLHSSLIPVRGEEETRECREQEYKDQFGNCKPCKQCDAGQELSKECGFGYGENARCVPCRTSRFKEDRSLQKCKPCLDCGLINRFQKGNCSTTSNAVCGDCLPGYYRKTKLSGFQDMECIPCGDPPPPYEPHCSGRVNLVPLPSVVTSPRDMALAAVICSALATVLLALLVLCVIYCKRQLLEKKPSGESAASLRSADCPFSGAELSCLDPRWLHDFPQRPCCQCHLGPGHTCGPVHLIPSLCCDESCSLGHSHDNSPFQSQMSLSDRNANEDDSSVQLGGCPESVCRETGRTTSSPETTGISGAPQSNAMATVRLTSEEEEDGGEGFRSRERSPERSRQSCGDAATGALLSQQHSSQEG, from the exons ATGGTCTGGATGCTTCAGAACACCATCTCACTTCTGTTAGTAGGGCAGGTTTTACATTCATCTCTG ATTCCTGTGCGGGGTGAGGAGGAGACCCGGGAATGCCGAGAACAGGAGTACAAGGACCAGTTTGGGAACTGTAAGCCCTGCAAGCAGTGCGATGCAGGACAGGAGCTATCAAAG GAATGTGGCTTTGGTTATGGAGAGAATGCCCGGTGTGTGCCCTGCCGGACCAGTCGCTTCAAAGAGGACCGGAGTCTGCAGAAGTGCAAGCCCTGCCTGGACTGTGGGCTCATCAACCGCTTCCAAAAGGGCAACTGCTCCACCACCAGCAACGCGGTGTGTGGCGACTGTCTGCCGGG GTATTACAGGAAGACGAAATTAAGCGGTTTCCAAGATATGGAGTGCATACCCTGCGGGGACCCTCCACCTCCTTATGAGCCTCACT gtaGTGGGCGTGTGAACCTGGTGCCGCTGCCGTCGGTGGTGACCAGCCCGCGGGACATGGCCCTGGCCGCCGTCATCTGTAGCGCCCTGGCTACGGTGCTGCTAGCCCTGCTGGTCCTGTGTGTCATCTACTGCAAGAGGCAGCTGCTGGAGAAGAAGCCCAGCGGTGAGTCAG CCGCCTCCCTCAGGTCCGCTGACTGTCCCTTCAGTGGAGCGGAGCTGTCTTGTCTGGACCCCCGCTGGCTTCATGACTTCCCCCAGAGGCCTTGCTGCCAGTGCCACCTGGGCCCCGGACACACCTGTG GTCCGGTTCATCTGATCCCGTCGCTGTGCTGCGATGAGAGCTGCAGTTTAGGTCATAGCCATGACAACAGCCCCTTCCAGTCCCAGATGAGCCTCAGTGATAG AAATGCAAACGAGGACGACTCCTCGGTGCAGCTGGGAGGATGTCCCGAGTCCGTCTGCAGAGAAACCGGCAGAACGACATCCAGTCCAGAGACGACGGGGATTTCAGGGGCTCCGCAGAGCAACGCTATGGCGACAGTGAGGCTGAcgtcagaggaggaagaggacggtgGGGAAGGGTTCAGGTCGAGGGAGAGGTCACCTGAGAGGAGCAGGCAGAGCTGCGGCGACGCAGCGACGGGCGCTCTTCTGTCCCAACAGCACTCGAGTCAGGAAG GATGA